The proteins below are encoded in one region of Thioalkalivibrio sp. K90mix:
- a CDS encoding TVP38/TMEM64 family protein: MVAILAVAALIAFFALDLGRFLEFERLQAAQGDLEDQRAARPLLVAVVFFLVYVVVAALSLPGIVIMTLAGGAIFGVFWGSVLSSFASTLGATLTFLVARTIAREPLQRRFADRLDPINRGFEREGAYYLFALRLTPAFPFFVINAGMGLMHIRTWTYYWVSQLGMLPATIVFANAGTQISRLDGPEGIFSPGLIASLVAVGLFPLAARWVVRALHGSTGDSQPRC, translated from the coding sequence GTGGTGGCCATCCTTGCGGTGGCTGCATTGATCGCGTTCTTCGCGCTCGATTTGGGCCGTTTCCTGGAGTTCGAGCGCCTGCAGGCGGCGCAGGGCGATTTGGAGGATCAGCGTGCGGCCCGCCCGCTGTTGGTGGCGGTGGTGTTCTTCCTTGTGTATGTGGTGGTGGCGGCGTTGTCGTTGCCCGGTATCGTGATCATGACGCTGGCGGGCGGGGCTATCTTCGGCGTTTTCTGGGGCAGCGTGCTGTCGTCCTTCGCCTCCACACTGGGCGCGACGCTAACATTTCTGGTGGCGCGCACGATCGCGCGCGAGCCCCTGCAGCGCCGGTTCGCGGATCGCCTGGACCCCATCAATCGTGGCTTCGAGCGCGAGGGGGCCTATTACCTGTTCGCGCTGCGTCTGACGCCGGCCTTCCCCTTCTTTGTGATCAACGCAGGCATGGGCCTGATGCACATCCGGACGTGGACGTATTACTGGGTGTCGCAACTGGGAATGCTCCCGGCCACGATCGTCTTTGCCAATGCCGGTACTCAGATCAGTCGACTGGACGGGCCCGAAGGGATTTTCTCGCCCGGCTTGATTGCCTCACTGGTAGCGGTCGGTCTGTTCCCGCTGGCGGCGCGGTGGGTCGTTCGTGCGCTGCATGGTTCGACAGGAGACTCGCAGCCACGGTGCTGA